A DNA window from Alligator mississippiensis isolate rAllMis1 chromosome 11, rAllMis1, whole genome shotgun sequence contains the following coding sequences:
- the LOC132243657 gene encoding butyrophilin subfamily 2 member A1-like — translation MESCLQQGVAIYGYAPAHFIIIGPDQPIAAIVGQDIVLSCHLSPRMSAENMEVRWFQNNFETYVHLYRDGRDHFEQQMHKYQERTELLKDSIVDGKIALKIFNIKRSDEGQYNCFVQDGITHVETILDLHVIVLGSVPLISVEDYQEGGIRMVCRSAGWFPEPKVVWRDPSGQHLPSVSETKAQQDNDLFWVFRDTLALWAIRGSKHPFTTPKLRRWN, via the exons Atggagagctgcctgcagcag GGTGTAGCCATCTACGGCTATGCTCCAG CCCATTTTATCATAATTGGACCTGATCAACCAATTGCTGCTATTGTGGGACAGGATATCGTGTTATCCTGCCACCTGTCTCCCAGAATGAGCGCTGAGAACATGGAAGTGAGATGGttccaaaataattttgaaacttATGTCCATCTGTACCGTGATGGGAGAGATCATTTTGAACAACAGATGCACAAATATCAGGAAAGGACAGAGCTGCTTAAAGATAGCATCGTGGATGGAAAAATTGCCTTGAAGATTTTTAATATCAAACGTTCTGATGAAGGGCAGTACAACTGTTTTGTTCAGGATGGCATTACTCATGTTGAAACCATACTGGATTTGCACGTAATAG TCTTAGGTTCTGTTCCCCTCATCTCTGTGGAGGATTACCAGGAGGGAGGGATCCGCATGGTTTGCCGATCAGCTGGCTGGTTCCCAGAGCCCAAGGTGGTATGGAGAGATCCCAGTGGGCAGCATTTACCATCAGTTTCTGAAACAAAAGCTCAGCAGGATAATGACCTGTTT TGGGTGTTTcgggacaccctagccttatgggctatccGTGGCTCCAaacacccctttaccacgcccaaACTTCGCAGATGGAACTGA